Proteins from a single region of Chanodichthys erythropterus isolate Z2021 chromosome 13, ASM2448905v1, whole genome shotgun sequence:
- the LOC137033604 gene encoding cystatin-B-like — protein sequence MNTEMLKCGEWTPEEPITPEEEDICLKMKSDIEKKAGATFKAYIPLSFRTQLVSGTNHLVKVYVGVGVCVHAMIYEALPCSGRELNITGVQHPKIACEPLIPFGH from the exons ATGAATacagaaatgttaaaatgtgGAGAATGGACCCCAGAGGAGCCTATCACTCCAGAGGAGGAGGACATCTGCCTCAAG ATGAAGTCAGACATAGAGAAGAAGGCTGGAGCCACTTTTAAGGCTTACATTCCTTTAAGCTTTAGGACTCAGCTTGTATCCGGAACAAACCATCTCGTGAAG gtgtACGTTGGTGTGGGTGTGTGCGTTCATGCGATGATATATGAAGCTCTCCCCTGTAGTGGAAGGGAATTGAATATAACTGGAGTCCAGCACCCTAAAATTGCCTGTGAACCTCTGATCCCATTTGGTCACTAA